One Halioglobus japonicus DNA segment encodes these proteins:
- the carA gene encoding glutamine-hydrolyzing carbamoyl-phosphate synthase small subunit: MTSPAILVLEDGSVFKGLAIGADGTSVGEVVFNTAMTGYQEILTDPSYARQIVTLTYPHIGNTGTNAEDEESNAIWAAGLVIRDLPLLASNYRNEQGLSEYLQERNIVGIADIDTRRLTRILREKGAQNGCLMAGDGIDEAKALELAKGFAGLKGMDLAKEVTTAETHNWTEGSWQWDSGHATPEAADLPWHVVAYDYGVKRNILRMLVDRGCRLTVVPAQTPASEVLAMNPDGIFLSNGPGDPEPCTYAIEAIQEILGTDIPVFGICLGHQLLALASGAKTVKMKFGHHGANHPVQNLDDGTVLITSQNHGFAADENSLPDNLRVTHKSLFDGSLQGIHRTDKPAFSFQGHPEASPGPHDAAPLFDHFIELIEAKAGK; this comes from the coding sequence TTGACCAGTCCCGCCATTTTGGTCCTTGAAGATGGTAGTGTTTTCAAAGGCTTAGCAATAGGTGCCGATGGCACTTCGGTCGGTGAGGTGGTGTTCAACACCGCGATGACCGGATATCAGGAAATTCTCACCGATCCTTCATACGCCCGCCAGATAGTCACCCTGACATACCCCCATATCGGCAACACCGGCACCAACGCTGAAGACGAGGAATCCAACGCGATCTGGGCAGCAGGCCTGGTCATTCGCGACCTACCTCTGCTGGCGAGCAACTACCGCAATGAGCAGGGCCTCTCGGAATACCTCCAGGAGCGCAATATCGTCGGTATCGCCGATATCGACACCCGACGCCTGACCCGAATTCTGCGGGAAAAAGGTGCCCAGAATGGCTGCCTGATGGCCGGCGACGGCATCGATGAGGCTAAGGCGCTGGAACTGGCCAAAGGCTTTGCGGGCCTCAAGGGCATGGATCTGGCGAAAGAAGTCACCACGGCCGAGACACACAACTGGACCGAAGGATCCTGGCAGTGGGACAGCGGCCACGCCACGCCCGAAGCTGCCGACTTGCCCTGGCATGTGGTCGCCTACGACTACGGGGTTAAGCGCAATATTCTGCGGATGCTGGTGGATCGCGGCTGCCGCCTGACGGTGGTGCCCGCCCAGACGCCGGCGTCGGAAGTACTGGCTATGAACCCGGACGGAATTTTCCTCTCTAACGGTCCCGGTGATCCGGAGCCCTGCACCTACGCGATTGAAGCGATCCAGGAAATACTCGGCACTGACATTCCGGTGTTTGGTATCTGCCTGGGGCACCAACTGCTGGCGCTGGCGTCAGGAGCGAAGACGGTCAAAATGAAGTTTGGCCATCACGGTGCCAACCATCCCGTGCAGAACCTCGACGACGGCACGGTGTTAATCACCAGTCAGAATCACGGCTTTGCTGCCGACGAAAACAGTCTGCCCGATAATTTGCGGGTGACGCACAAGTCACTGTTTGATGGCAGCCTGCAGGGCATCCATCGCACTGACAAGCCGGCCTTTAGTTTCCAGGGACACCCGGAAGCCAGCCCTGGCCCCCACGATGCAGCGCCGCTGTTTGACCACTTCATCGAGCTCATTGAAGCCAAGGCAGGGAAGTAA
- the ggt gene encoding gamma-glutamyltransferase yields the protein MMLLRTWLVFIFFVIALPVRAGTGAVAMPDAFSATAAEQVLRDGGNAVDAAIAATFVLAVTYPEAGNIGGGGFMTSFVDGEPAFLDFRERAPLRARRDMYLDEGGNFQQRLALVGGKAVGVPGTVKGMQLAHERYGTLAWARLLAPAIELAEAGFVVPEALAQMAADKVIGDAGETNFADYFGSMAAGKLFKQPELAATLKLIAADPDAFYSGLPARQLVAQMGVSGGLISLQDMAEYRALWREPIRARWREFEVLSAPPPSSGGFALVQLLKMRDFAAEHFRDRWHNDAGYVHLLAEIEKRVFADRAEYLGDPDFVQVPLARLLDDDYLKARAAQVNATAISPAEVVPPGLESSDTTHFSILDGAGNAVSLTYTLNWEFGSGVVVAGAGYLLNNQMDDFSAKVGVKNKFGVVGNSNNAIAPGKRMLSSMTPTLLLRDSQPALVIGTPGGSTIFTSVYQVILNLVDFDMPLQQAVDSLRFHHQLPDATLIRHDQWDIPASTLTGLKALGYEVQPNSWGNLGDIQAIAVQAGTVSAAADARGRGVARLVKMPQSAVN from the coding sequence ATGATGCTACTGCGAACATGGCTTGTTTTCATCTTCTTTGTTATCGCACTGCCAGTTCGTGCCGGTACCGGTGCGGTGGCAATGCCCGACGCGTTCTCGGCGACCGCGGCAGAGCAAGTGCTGCGCGACGGCGGTAATGCCGTGGATGCAGCCATCGCTGCGACCTTTGTCCTGGCAGTGACCTATCCCGAGGCGGGAAATATCGGTGGCGGCGGTTTCATGACCAGTTTTGTTGATGGTGAGCCCGCTTTCCTGGATTTCCGCGAACGCGCGCCCCTGCGTGCGCGGCGTGATATGTACCTGGATGAAGGCGGTAATTTCCAGCAGCGCCTGGCACTGGTGGGTGGCAAGGCCGTGGGCGTGCCCGGCACGGTCAAGGGTATGCAACTGGCCCACGAACGCTATGGGACGCTTGCATGGGCGCGATTGCTGGCACCTGCCATCGAGTTGGCGGAGGCTGGATTTGTGGTGCCTGAGGCACTGGCGCAAATGGCGGCCGACAAAGTGATAGGTGATGCCGGTGAAACCAATTTCGCCGACTACTTCGGCAGCATGGCCGCAGGCAAGTTATTCAAGCAGCCGGAGCTTGCTGCGACCCTGAAGTTAATTGCCGCTGATCCCGACGCCTTCTACAGCGGCCTGCCGGCCCGCCAGTTGGTCGCGCAAATGGGGGTGAGCGGGGGGCTGATTTCGCTCCAGGACATGGCCGAGTACCGGGCGCTCTGGCGTGAGCCTATCCGCGCTCGCTGGCGTGAGTTCGAGGTGCTGTCTGCGCCGCCTCCCAGTTCCGGCGGCTTCGCACTGGTGCAGCTGTTGAAGATGCGCGACTTCGCCGCAGAGCATTTTCGTGATCGCTGGCACAACGATGCGGGCTACGTGCACCTGCTGGCCGAAATTGAAAAACGGGTGTTTGCCGATCGCGCTGAGTATCTGGGTGATCCCGACTTTGTGCAGGTGCCGCTGGCGCGCTTGCTCGACGACGATTACCTGAAGGCGCGCGCCGCGCAAGTGAACGCCACGGCGATTTCGCCGGCCGAGGTGGTGCCTCCTGGCCTTGAGTCATCGGATACCACCCATTTTTCCATCCTGGACGGCGCGGGCAATGCGGTGTCGCTGACCTATACGCTCAACTGGGAATTCGGCTCGGGCGTGGTCGTTGCGGGCGCTGGTTATCTGCTCAACAACCAGATGGATGACTTCAGTGCCAAGGTGGGGGTGAAGAACAAGTTTGGTGTCGTGGGCAATAGCAACAACGCCATCGCGCCGGGTAAGCGCATGCTGTCCTCTATGACACCGACTCTGTTGCTGCGCGACAGCCAGCCGGCATTGGTGATTGGTACACCGGGCGGCAGTACGATATTTACTTCCGTGTATCAGGTGATTCTCAATCTGGTCGATTTCGACATGCCCCTGCAGCAGGCCGTGGACAGCCTGCGCTTCCATCACCAGCTCCCGGATGCAACCCTGATTCGCCACGATCAATGGGACATTCCGGCCAGCACCCTCACTGGGCTAAAAGCGCTGGGCTACGAAGTCCAGCCCAACAGTTGGGGGAATCTGGGCGATATTCAGGCTATTGCGGTACAGGCAGGGACGGTGAGCGCCGCCGCGGACGCGCGCGGGCGCGGAGTCGCCAGATTGGTCAAAATGCCACAATCCGCAGTGAATTGA
- a CDS encoding SDR family NAD(P)-dependent oxidoreductase: MAYSNGKCAVVTGAGSGIGRALALQLNSEGCALYLSDINEETLAETVSLLSNPGLQCDTQRLDVADREAVHGWAERIASERDSVDIVINNAGVGLAETVEEMSYENFDWMMGINFWGVVHGTKAFLPLLRQSDQGHLVNISSIFGVIAVPSQSAYNAAKFAVRGFTEALRQELQDSNVHVCCVHPGGIATNIARDSRGGNATAQERDAKFKQHTRTTAEGAAAQIINAIERRKKRLLIGNDAKIVSLITRLFPVRYPEMLKLNKLLDGM, from the coding sequence ATGGCATATTCAAACGGTAAGTGCGCTGTCGTGACCGGCGCCGGTTCGGGCATTGGCCGGGCCCTGGCCCTGCAACTTAACAGCGAAGGCTGCGCTCTCTACCTCAGCGATATCAACGAGGAGACCCTCGCCGAGACCGTATCTCTGCTGAGCAATCCAGGCCTCCAATGCGACACGCAGCGACTCGATGTCGCCGACCGCGAGGCTGTACACGGCTGGGCGGAGCGAATCGCCTCCGAACGCGACAGCGTTGACATTGTCATCAACAATGCGGGAGTTGGGCTGGCAGAGACAGTTGAAGAGATGAGTTATGAAAACTTTGACTGGATGATGGGTATCAACTTCTGGGGCGTGGTCCATGGCACCAAAGCCTTCCTGCCCTTGCTCCGCCAATCTGACCAGGGGCATCTGGTCAATATCTCTTCCATCTTTGGTGTCATTGCGGTGCCCAGTCAGTCAGCTTATAACGCAGCCAAATTTGCGGTGCGCGGTTTTACCGAGGCACTGCGACAGGAGCTGCAGGACAGTAATGTCCATGTGTGCTGTGTCCACCCGGGCGGCATTGCTACCAATATCGCCCGTGATTCCCGCGGCGGCAATGCAACCGCCCAGGAGCGAGATGCCAAGTTCAAACAGCATACCCGGACCACCGCCGAAGGGGCCGCAGCACAAATCATCAATGCGATTGAAAGGCGCAAAAAACGACTCCTCATCGGCAACGATGCCAAAATCGTCTCCCTGATCACGCGGCTCTTCCCGGTGCGCTACCCGGAAATGTTGAAACTGAATAAGTTACTGGACGGTATGTAG
- a CDS encoding acyl-CoA thioesterase yields MSRAPIPQRSDYKVFYPIGTRWADNDIYGHVNNVTYYAYFDTAANRFLIEEGGLDITAGDIVGYVVNSGCQYHAPVAYPDELEAGLRVDKLGNSSVQYGLAIFKRGEQSAVAHGHFVHVFVDRAADKSVPIPARLREALAGILVAASE; encoded by the coding sequence ATGAGTCGAGCGCCCATTCCCCAGCGTAGTGACTACAAGGTGTTCTACCCGATTGGTACCCGGTGGGCTGACAATGACATCTACGGACACGTGAATAACGTCACCTACTACGCTTACTTTGATACCGCGGCAAACCGCTTTCTGATTGAAGAGGGTGGTTTGGATATTACCGCAGGAGACATCGTTGGATATGTGGTGAACTCTGGCTGCCAATACCACGCGCCGGTCGCCTACCCTGATGAGCTGGAGGCGGGCTTGCGAGTGGATAAACTTGGCAATAGCTCCGTGCAATACGGCTTGGCGATTTTCAAGAGGGGTGAGCAGAGCGCTGTGGCCCATGGCCACTTTGTGCATGTCTTTGTTGATCGCGCGGCCGACAAGTCTGTGCCCATTCCCGCCCGGTTGCGGGAGGCGCTGGCTGGTATTTTGGTCGCAGCCAGCGAATAG
- a CDS encoding iron-containing alcohol dehydrogenase, producing MQVFDQVREDPPEETVLAAVDQAKNMGAEGVIGFGGGSSLDVAKVVAVLVGGSQALSEIYGVGMVTGKRLPLILLPTTAGTGSEATPVAVITTGETTKAGVSSPVLLPDVAVLDADLTFGLPPAVTAMTGVDAMVHAIEAYTSKRLKNPISDNLARQALHLLARNIRTAVTDGGNRKAREAMLLGACLAGQAFANAPVAAVHALAYPLGGHFHIPHGLSNSLVLPTVLEFNAPAASHLYAELADIVVGEPVPGDDMARTQALIAYLRELIDAVALPATLAEAGVSESSLEQLAEDAMAQQRLLVNNPREVSLDDALAIYRAAYGEQA from the coding sequence GTGCAGGTGTTTGACCAGGTGCGTGAAGACCCCCCTGAGGAAACCGTGCTGGCGGCCGTCGACCAGGCGAAAAACATGGGCGCCGAAGGCGTCATTGGTTTTGGTGGTGGTAGTTCACTTGATGTCGCCAAGGTAGTTGCGGTGCTTGTAGGTGGCAGTCAGGCACTGTCCGAGATCTATGGCGTGGGCATGGTCACCGGCAAGCGCCTGCCGCTGATATTATTGCCGACGACCGCGGGTACCGGATCAGAAGCCACCCCGGTGGCGGTCATTACCACCGGCGAAACGACCAAGGCCGGTGTGTCATCGCCTGTGCTCCTGCCCGACGTCGCGGTACTGGATGCCGATCTCACCTTCGGCTTGCCTCCAGCTGTCACTGCAATGACCGGGGTCGACGCTATGGTGCATGCCATTGAGGCCTATACCTCGAAACGCTTGAAAAACCCGATATCAGACAATCTTGCACGCCAGGCGCTGCATTTGTTGGCGCGTAATATTCGCACCGCGGTGACAGATGGCGGGAACCGCAAAGCGCGCGAGGCAATGTTGCTGGGGGCCTGCCTGGCTGGCCAGGCCTTTGCCAACGCTCCGGTGGCCGCAGTACATGCCTTGGCCTATCCCCTGGGCGGGCATTTTCACATTCCCCACGGTTTGAGTAATTCGCTGGTGCTTCCGACAGTGCTGGAATTCAACGCGCCGGCGGCCAGTCACCTGTATGCAGAACTGGCCGACATTGTTGTTGGCGAGCCGGTGCCGGGCGATGACATGGCGCGTACGCAAGCACTGATCGCCTACCTGCGTGAACTCATCGACGCAGTCGCGTTGCCCGCCACATTGGCAGAAGCAGGCGTAAGCGAGAGCTCGCTTGAACAGTTGGCTGAGGATGCGATGGCGCAGCAACGGCTGTTGGTCAACAACCCCCGCGAGGTCAGCCTGGACGATGCGCTGGCGATTTACCGCGCCGCCTATGGAGAGCAAGCATGA
- a CDS encoding aromatic ring-hydroxylating oxygenase subunit alpha, with the protein MSVSDLYSAVDTLAARFDGEADGPEACSIRIPVHHYSDPKRFEQERRELFMQLPLVLGHESQIPEPGDAIVQDWLGVPLITIRDQQGHIATFYNVCRHRGMRLVQAEGPAQLRSLVCPYHQWTYGLDGGLRNIPRCESFVGIDKADNGLVPVATEVRNGLIWAQIEGNMDIDSHLAGLGPEFDFFRLGDFHYCQQSVREVSANWKLVQDAFLDGYHVTRLHKNTVGPFFPDSLAETGMLGMHTRSAVARNEIADAVGTAAESLPDLRHNVTFSYTTFPNAVLVFQPDYISVICLFPKSVDRTIFVHYMLVPELPETEERRDHFGRSFRLIDEGVFAAEDIFVAEGAQRGLHSAANDSLLFGGLEKAAARFHRLIEEQLSDS; encoded by the coding sequence ATGAGCGTTTCCGACCTATATTCTGCAGTAGATACTCTCGCCGCAAGGTTTGACGGTGAGGCCGATGGCCCCGAGGCCTGCAGCATTCGCATTCCAGTGCATCACTACAGCGACCCGAAGCGCTTTGAGCAGGAGCGGCGCGAGCTGTTTATGCAGTTGCCCCTTGTGCTGGGGCATGAGAGCCAGATTCCCGAGCCCGGCGACGCCATTGTTCAGGACTGGCTGGGCGTACCACTGATCACCATCCGCGACCAACAGGGCCACATTGCCACCTTTTACAATGTCTGCCGCCACCGCGGTATGCGCCTGGTACAAGCGGAGGGCCCGGCACAGCTTCGGTCTCTGGTCTGCCCCTATCACCAGTGGACCTACGGGCTCGATGGTGGGTTGCGCAACATTCCCCGCTGCGAGAGTTTCGTGGGCATCGACAAGGCCGACAATGGCCTCGTGCCGGTTGCGACAGAGGTGCGCAATGGCCTGATCTGGGCTCAGATCGAAGGTAATATGGACATCGATAGTCACCTAGCCGGCCTTGGCCCCGAGTTCGATTTCTTCCGCCTCGGGGACTTTCACTACTGCCAGCAAAGTGTGCGTGAGGTATCCGCCAACTGGAAACTCGTTCAGGACGCCTTTCTCGACGGGTATCATGTGACTCGCCTGCACAAGAACACCGTGGGTCCGTTCTTCCCTGACTCACTGGCAGAAACCGGCATGCTCGGCATGCACACGCGCAGCGCGGTGGCGCGCAATGAGATTGCAGATGCGGTCGGCACTGCCGCCGAATCGCTACCGGACCTGCGGCACAATGTCACCTTCTCATACACCACGTTCCCCAATGCAGTGCTGGTCTTCCAACCGGACTACATCAGCGTGATCTGCCTGTTTCCAAAAAGCGTCGACCGCACGATCTTTGTCCACTACATGCTGGTACCGGAGTTACCGGAAACGGAGGAACGCCGCGATCACTTTGGCCGTTCGTTCCGCCTCATCGATGAGGGTGTTTTTGCAGCCGAGGATATCTTCGTGGCCGAAGGGGCACAGCGCGGCCTGCACAGCGCCGCCAACGACAGCCTGCTGTTTGGTGGACTGGAAAAGGCCGCCGCTCGCTTTCACCGCTTAATCGAGGAACAGCTGAGCGACAGCTAA
- a CDS encoding phytanoyl-CoA dioxygenase family protein translates to MLGEGYAFRVSDCSIYDCGTQFHRDSYGADLSFTNIKMALYLDPLDAQSGAIRVIPGSHHPGSAFTRLLNQHVDSGFGDLNLDTDEVPATVLASQPGDLLLWNYRLMHATSYGGNQRRMLALEFSEPYVKDAPAALET, encoded by the coding sequence TTGCTCGGCGAGGGTTATGCGTTTCGCGTTAGTGACTGCAGTATCTATGACTGCGGCACCCAGTTTCATCGGGATTCCTATGGCGCAGACCTGTCCTTTACGAATATCAAGATGGCGCTCTATCTCGATCCACTGGATGCGCAATCCGGGGCAATTCGGGTGATTCCCGGCAGCCATCATCCGGGCAGTGCGTTCACCCGGTTACTCAATCAGCATGTTGATTCCGGGTTTGGCGATCTGAACCTGGATACCGATGAAGTGCCCGCCACGGTATTGGCGAGCCAGCCGGGTGATCTATTGTTATGGAACTATCGCCTGATGCACGCAACCAGTTACGGAGGCAATCAGCGCCGCATGCTGGCGCTGGAGTTTTCCGAACCTTATGTCAAGGATGCTCCCGCCGCTCTGGAGACTTAG
- a CDS encoding radical SAM/SPASM domain-containing protein has protein sequence MPFDTFKQVVARVKELEIFPRISFTGQGESLLHPQVEEFIRYATAEGVEVMMTTNANLLTPQRSRSLLDAGLKGICFSISDTEEDYELVYNLDFETTRNNALAFLEIAREEYAERNVESAVSIVIHDLNQDKVDEYSAYWHAAGVGETFKFEQNNRGGDCDNSHYFIESDRFQDEARELLAKRKVTTLCSAPFYFVFIGWSGQYYICCGDYHKTDPLGSVFEYSIDAMEQVKLETLARRPQACAQCNIDPVNGVREKMFEMEQGEAEQAELDLFIKQQRMFYQPRLPTDLDPLNWEASLPSGIIAREI, from the coding sequence ATGCCGTTCGACACCTTTAAACAGGTCGTGGCGAGAGTGAAAGAGCTGGAGATTTTCCCACGTATCTCCTTTACAGGACAAGGCGAGTCACTCCTGCACCCCCAGGTCGAAGAATTTATCCGCTACGCCACTGCAGAGGGTGTGGAAGTCATGATGACGACCAACGCCAACCTGCTGACACCCCAGAGATCCCGCTCACTGCTCGATGCTGGCCTCAAGGGCATCTGCTTCAGTATTTCCGACACCGAGGAAGACTATGAACTGGTCTACAACCTCGACTTCGAGACCACGCGCAACAATGCATTGGCGTTTCTGGAGATCGCTCGGGAGGAATACGCTGAGAGAAACGTGGAATCGGCGGTCAGCATCGTTATTCACGACCTCAATCAAGACAAGGTAGACGAGTACAGCGCCTATTGGCACGCCGCCGGCGTTGGTGAAACGTTCAAGTTCGAGCAGAACAATCGCGGAGGCGACTGTGACAACAGCCACTACTTTATCGAAAGTGACCGTTTTCAGGATGAAGCACGAGAACTGCTGGCCAAGCGCAAAGTCACCACGCTCTGCTCCGCGCCCTTTTATTTCGTGTTTATTGGCTGGAGCGGCCAGTACTACATCTGCTGCGGCGACTATCACAAGACCGACCCATTGGGCTCGGTGTTCGAGTACAGTATCGACGCCATGGAACAGGTCAAACTGGAGACATTAGCTCGCCGGCCTCAGGCCTGCGCTCAATGCAATATTGACCCGGTCAACGGCGTCCGCGAAAAGATGTTTGAAATGGAACAGGGCGAGGCCGAGCAGGCCGAGCTGGATCTGTTTATCAAACAGCAGCGCATGTTCTACCAACCACGGCTGCCCACGGATCTGGATCCGCTCAATTGGGAAGCCAGCCTGCCCTCGGGCATTATCGCCCGCGAAATCTGA
- a CDS encoding TonB-dependent receptor, with product MPIYPTSANNLALFIRGIGNADSVVITKDPTVGIYYDGVYAARSTGLLADLADLERIEILRGPQGTLYGRNTTAGAVNFINAKPTGEFAFKQVLGAGNYGSWRSISHLNLDDMGGFKAKFTAAFSERDGWVDNEGANAIPGLDYTDFYLRENQGYRIALRYDGIESLVVDYSYDYSDMNTAPGYHQYGGPTGGLDPAFNPITDTFRSRLEETRSPTGGEPTAYYLPETETEVQGHNLTIEWALSDAMTLKSITGYREFDDDASQNFTQSFGGAGSLEVWAVTEHEQFSQELQLLGSYDNFQYVAGVYYFDEEGAQTEQQYLDRAVVDQTGIIALDLTNFPPTPCSDPFGSGVGPDVPPCTDLGAFFPLYLGEYAVDIDNESWAVFGQATWNATERLDLTLGLRYTDDQRDAVRTNDGLTWNSFGPGQSASDLDETDYTVIADYRWTDDVSTYAKVSTGFRSGGSSRNGLNFNQAFDKETVTSYELGWKSELFDQGLRLNGAIFYMEIEDIILDYLPDPVNNPQFVEVFNSGEAEITGLELDITWALGENFLVGASYAYLDSDIKNAIFPDGSDRSDTTELVWAPEHAYTIMADWDIPVSYGNYRLHADYAWQDDQLALANTNFGEVLVEDYGMFNVRLSLSQVEMLGGDFQFALWAKNATDTDDESYAIGATSFTYLAPRMYGAEVIFEY from the coding sequence ATGCCGATTTATCCTACCTCGGCTAACAACCTGGCGTTGTTTATCCGCGGTATTGGTAATGCCGACTCAGTGGTGATTACCAAGGATCCCACAGTAGGAATTTACTATGACGGTGTATACGCAGCCCGCTCTACCGGTCTGCTTGCTGACCTGGCTGATCTTGAGCGCATTGAAATTCTGCGCGGCCCGCAGGGCACCCTCTATGGCCGTAATACGACCGCGGGCGCAGTTAACTTCATCAATGCCAAGCCCACTGGAGAATTTGCCTTCAAGCAGGTTCTCGGTGCAGGCAATTACGGTAGCTGGCGCTCTATCAGTCACCTGAATCTGGATGACATGGGCGGTTTCAAAGCAAAGTTTACCGCTGCGTTTTCAGAACGTGATGGCTGGGTCGACAATGAGGGTGCCAATGCCATCCCCGGGCTGGATTACACCGATTTCTATCTGCGCGAAAACCAGGGCTATCGTATCGCGCTGCGCTACGATGGTATTGAAAGCCTGGTCGTGGATTACAGCTACGATTACTCCGACATGAATACCGCGCCCGGCTATCACCAGTATGGTGGCCCGACTGGAGGGCTCGATCCCGCCTTTAACCCCATTACTGACACTTTCCGCAGCCGGCTGGAGGAAACGCGCAGTCCTACCGGCGGCGAGCCAACGGCCTACTACCTGCCGGAAACCGAAACCGAGGTACAGGGGCACAACCTGACGATAGAGTGGGCCCTCAGCGACGCTATGACCCTGAAGTCGATTACCGGTTATCGTGAGTTCGATGACGATGCGTCACAGAACTTTACCCAGTCCTTCGGCGGAGCAGGCTCGCTTGAAGTGTGGGCGGTGACTGAGCACGAGCAGTTCTCGCAGGAGCTGCAGCTGCTGGGTAGCTATGACAACTTCCAGTATGTTGCCGGCGTCTACTACTTTGATGAAGAGGGCGCCCAGACAGAGCAGCAGTACCTTGATCGTGCTGTGGTCGACCAGACAGGTATCATCGCTCTGGATCTGACCAACTTCCCACCCACGCCCTGTAGCGATCCGTTCGGGAGTGGCGTTGGGCCGGATGTACCGCCTTGTACCGATCTGGGCGCGTTCTTCCCGCTATACCTTGGCGAGTATGCCGTGGATATTGATAACGAGTCCTGGGCGGTCTTCGGTCAGGCGACCTGGAACGCCACCGAGCGTCTCGACCTGACGCTGGGCCTGCGTTACACCGATGACCAGCGAGATGCAGTGCGTACCAACGATGGCCTGACCTGGAATTCCTTCGGTCCTGGTCAGTCTGCATCCGATCTGGATGAGACTGACTACACGGTGATCGCCGATTATCGCTGGACTGACGATGTGTCCACCTACGCCAAGGTCTCCACGGGTTTCCGCTCCGGCGGATCCAGCCGCAATGGCCTGAATTTCAATCAGGCGTTCGATAAAGAAACCGTGACTTCTTACGAGCTGGGCTGGAAGAGCGAGCTGTTCGACCAGGGCCTGCGCCTCAATGGTGCGATCTTCTACATGGAAATCGAGGATATTATTCTCGACTACCTGCCTGACCCGGTGAATAACCCGCAGTTTGTCGAAGTGTTCAACTCAGGCGAGGCGGAAATTACCGGCCTTGAACTCGATATCACCTGGGCACTGGGCGAGAACTTCCTGGTCGGTGCGAGCTATGCGTACCTGGATTCCGATATCAAAAACGCAATCTTCCCGGATGGTTCTGATCGCTCCGATACCACCGAGCTGGTATGGGCGCCCGAGCATGCCTATACCATCATGGCCGACTGGGATATCCCGGTGAGCTATGGCAATTATCGCCTGCACGCGGACTACGCCTGGCAGGACGACCAGCTTGCCCTGGCGAACACCAACTTCGGTGAGGTGCTGGTAGAGGACTACGGTATGTTCAATGTGCGCTTGAGCTTGTCCCAGGTGGAAATGCTCGGCGGCGACTTCCAGTTCGCGCTGTGGGCCAAGAATGCCACGGACACTGACGACGAGAGCTACGCCATTGGCGCCACCTCGTTCACTTACCTGGCACCGCGTATGTACGGTGCAGAAGTGATCTTCGAGTATTGA